Within Wyeomyia smithii strain HCP4-BCI-WySm-NY-G18 chromosome 2, ASM2978416v1, whole genome shotgun sequence, the genomic segment ATGGGGTAGCGGAAAAAGTTTCTTGTTAGCTAAACTACGAGAAGAAATGAAAAGTTTCGCTCAGCAATGGTCAGAGCCTTCCATTAGAGCACCTTTTCTATTCTTTCTAATTTGCCTACATTTCGCGGTTGTCATTGGCACTATAGTCGGTCTTGCAACGTGGTGCTACATTTGGGGGCTTACTACTGGAGTCTCGTTGTTGGTTCTGGTGTACTTCATCAGTTATCTGTTCAAGGTTTTGGACAGACGGTATGATCTGGAGTGGCTTTATTCACTTAATTATGGTTTATCGAAGAAACTCGGAAGACTTCGTTTAATTCTGCAAGTAGCATTTTGCCACCCACCTGGACCGCAAAGTGACTCGCAGCCTATGCCGGTGCGGTTTCATTTTGCAGAAGCCAGTGGCGCTGCACCGAATGGCGATGCAGCTGTAGCTTTTATGTTAGCTTCTATTTTCGATGCTATCGAGGCTCACTACGGTTCGTTGGCGACAGGAATCTATCGTGCGTTCCGACCGAAACCATGTAGgtttttttgcaatatttccAGACCTAATTACACCTAATTGAGTACTGTTCACCTATTATTATTCAGTGAAAGCAACTGGAGGCTGGAGGTGGCGTCGAATGTGCTGTGTTCCTGTTGTGATATTGTTTGAATTGGGCATACTAGGTTTGATTACGACAGCATCGCTTACGATTGTTTATTCTGAATATAATGTAGAAGGACGGTGAGAATATGCTACTAATATATGAATAGTTCCCAATCAATCTGTAATTTTGGTTTTCTCTTTTCCAGAGATGAGATCGTCGTTGCCATATTCATTCTTGTTGGTTTTCTGCTAGCTGGTACTATTGCAAACCTACATGCGTGGTCTAAACTGGTAGGAGCACTTTTTATGTCACAAGGAAAACATCTTAGACGGTCGTTCAACAGCAGCGAAGCTGCTCCTCTGACAGCGCTGGGAGCGGAAGTTAGCTTAATGACTGATATGATCCGTTGTCTAGATGCCTTTACTAACCAACAGAGTCGTTTGGTTGGTGTTGTGGATGCGCTAGATTCATGCGATACAGAACGCACCTTAACGATATTAAATGCTGTACAAACGCTACTCTCTGGCCCTCAGCGTCCTTTTGTACTGCTACTGGCAGTTGATCCACATGTGGTGGCTAAGGCGGCCGAAGCGAACAGCAAACGATTATTCACAGAAGGGGGAATCGGTGGTCatgattttttgagaaatttagtACATTTGCCAGTTTACCTGCAAAACTCAGGACTGAGAAAGGTGCAACGAGCTCAGAGCACTGCAATGGCTACTTATCGACGTATGGTGCCTGATTCGGGCAGGGATGAAGATGCACATTTGGGTCACTCTGCTTCAGCGCGACGATTATCGAACGCATCGGAAATCATGTCTAGTCAAGAGAAACTCAGAGGAATGCCAGGAACGTCTAGAGCCGGAAGCAAGAAGCTTCGTGTTTCGGATTCAATCGCCAGCTCGATTGGTTCGAATTTGCATAAATTAGGCCAAAACCACCCCGTTGACCTATCGAAGATCGTCCTAACCGATGACTATTTTAGTGATGTAAACCCACGTAGTATGCGGAGACTCATGAATGTTATTTATATAACAGGTTCTTTGCTTCAATTGTTTCGTACTATGGATcactaaagtttgtttttgttgcaGTACGCCTGTTGAAAGCTTTCCAAATTGATTTTAGTTGGTATCATTTGAGTTCATGGATTAATTTAACTGAACAATGGCCATTGCGCGCAAGCATGATCGTTTTAGAGCATGACCAAGCTGGTGACAATTTCGACGATTCTATGTCCCTGCAATCAGTCTACGATAAGTAAATTAGGCTGATTTCAATTTACGTTACTATTTTTTAACATTGATTCATTTTTTAGAGTGCGTCCAAAAATCTCATGCCTTCGGGAAGCTGCCAACTTACTTGACCTGGACCGAGACGAACGCAAATTGGATGCCTTTCTCCAGCTACACAAATCAGATCTGCTGGTCTCAGATTTGCGTATATTCTTGCCATTCACTATCAACCTTGATCCATACCTAAGGAAAGTTTTGAAAGAAGATCAACAAGCCCTGGAAGACGAAGGCATTATAATTCCGGTTAAAAGTTCAAATCCGCCCATGAAATCGCATCATGGATTTGGTCCTGCACGCCACATGCACCAGAATATCATGCATCCGGCGGCGCAACATCCTAACAGTCTTCCAACTTGGGCAGGGTTCTATAATACACCGCCGGCTATGGCCATGATGAATTATTATAATCACAACCTAGCTAGCCTTTTACAGCCACCGGAAAGTGGTAATCTTAAGAAACCCAATTCCACTAGCATATTAATCGACCAGGTAAACGATAATCATTCCACTGGTGCATTGACACAATCCGCAAGCACTAAAACTGCAGCGAAAACCCTTCACGTACCTGGATCACCACCCATCGATATCGACATTACTAACATTCAGCTTGCCAAATTAACCGTAGAAGATTTGATTGATCTCATCGGTAAGGTTAGCGAACTAAAACCTGCTCTGGAGAAAGTGGCCCCCGTATTACGCGAAAACGCAATTTCCGGCCGTGTACTGTCGCTATGTAGTTTAGACGAACTTAAAACTGTACTTAACTTGAGCTTCGGCCACTGGGAAATCTTTAAAATGCTGATCACCTCCCTGAGAGAGAACAATGCGTCGAAGAAAGCAGTAAAAACGACCACATTCGCTAACGGAATCGGCGATGGTGCGGAAGTAACTGACAGTATATCGTCATCTAGCCAACCGTCGGCATCCCAATCGGTTTTCCAACCGATCAGACAAAAATCTCACAACGTTATGGAAAAACAGGTAGGTGGctattcagttttttttcttttgctatTTTCTCGATTAATTCCGTGAGTATATGATGCTAACCAATTACTCACATTTGGATGTGCAGCCCTCCAAAGTTCACGATTATGAGTATCTACAGGTATCGAAAGTGTTCCCTCTATGGATGTGTTTCGTTGGAATTTTGAGTCATGACCTTGTTGATAATTGGAAACCGTTTATCTAAAATGTATACTACTATCAGAATTTTTGTGTTGTTACTAATAGTATACGCAATACCTTTAATTATTTTAGGTTTCAATTTACTAAATTTGTTGCCTGACAGTTATgtgaattataattttattttttaacttttcaagGTAATTTGTACTCCAATGAGCATAGTTATTTCAGTCCAAGAAAGTTGAATTGGAAAATAAATTAATTGCTTAAGGAAATTCAAAGGTAGATAAACGGTAGATAAAAGCAGATAAACGGTTTTTGATATTTCCCCAATACACTTCAAATTATTTCTTCGATGTAAAATGTTTTAGTTTAGTCAGTTAACAAGTGATTGACAAGTAGTTTTAGGTATCGCACGTGTGTTAttcctctgcaaaaaaattgttgcaacgAAAGTTGCACTCTGCGGTTGCGTGAAATCCACTGTCCTTTTGTCGATTCAATACTGATATACATATaaacagcgttgccaggtatccagatttagctggattatccagatttttgaacatgtatccaggtagacagctttgatgtccaaatatccagatttttcatggatgatccagattttatccagattttattttctctgttccgcaaaaaggtcatcacttcgattttggcgcgaaattttgcaattttgtcaccacaaattttgcgtaccccaagacttttattcgaaaaattaacctttcaccccacgaaatgactgccagattttttccagatttttattttgccttttccagattttttaaaaaatgacctggcaacgctgcataTAAACTCGAAATGTTAGGATTACAAACGTTAACATGTAATACACATAACAAGACTAAGTTGTCTGTTGCCTTCTGCATTCTATTTTTCCTATCTAAGACTGTCACTTTTGTCCTAGTCTACACCTTTGCCAACAACTCTCTTGGTGTTCTATGGTCGCCTATATTCGCAATATAATATGAAGCAACAATCATTAATTGAACTGTTTCGAATTTGAATTTCAGGTGACACTGGAAGAACAGATGATCTGCGGTGCGCTGCAAACCCTCAACGAAGACGCCTTCGAAGATGTCGTAGGTAGCGAGCGGCCGAGTCCTAGTGGTGAGATGTTTTCTCAGTATCTAGCACCAATCCGAGAGAGTTCGGAGATTGGTTCTCCGCCGAGGCTAAGCTATAACTTCACTAACCCTAATTTACTTGATCACGCATCCACTACTAGCGGCGAAGATTCATTTCAGCATCGTTCTTACCTGAGATCTCATAGCTTGCACGACGATTCTCTTTCCAGTGTTGTGATTATGCCACACTATCCTTCGAACGTTGATGATACCAAACTATAGACTTATTGTTTATTTTCCTTCAATACgactttattgattttttttatattcacgATTGCCGCGCGACCGCTAGAAAAAttcagtataattgttgaaaaaCGTGTTATGTAGTTAAAATGTTTTCTAGTAGTTCTACATCTAACGTACAGACCGTGATGATACAGTGTGTCGTCCGAATTCGTACGTGTTAGATGTTCTTATCAATTCGTACTTATAGAGAAACAAAACCCAAGTGTACAATTATTCTCCTGATCGTACCGTAGCATTATAAATAATAAGCGCAAAGGCAGAAATGTGCGAGTATTTTTTTATTACCTAACGAAAGTGCTAAGCAACCATTCCTCCAGTCAGATGCCATTATGTATTAGAAAAGAACGAAGAATTTATCTATTTCAATTCTAAACCAAAACGCATAGAGTGATAACGTGGTGTACATCTAATCAAACAGAATTATACATGAATACGATGCAACCTTTAAAAGCAAGCATGTTGTGTTTTATTTGATCACATTTTTCTATCACGCTGAATAACTTTACTGAGTTTACTGTGGTTTTTTCTTCACACAATATTTACAATCATGTGTTGTGTAGTTGTTTTGTACTGCGCTTACTAATCGGGAAACTAACAACAACGGTTCTGTGAGTACTCATGCATTGAACCTGCGATGATACAACAACAGGGTGGAATCAATAGAAGTAGTACAGGtaagaaaaataatattttgaaaattaggaaaaataatattttacaaATTAAATTAGCATGCCGTTTGATGTGTCTAGATTATCGGAGTGTTACCGGAAATTATTTCATATATAttacttttcaaattattttatatGAATAAAATAATGAAAGTTTCATAACCTACCAGTAGTCTACCCCAGGGTAATTATATTTTTCGAGCCACAATATTCATTCAAAGGATCAGTAgatcaataatgaatgaatcataTGGTAGCTTGAAAAGTCCGACGCATTCGACGGCTAGTTTGCAACGGTTTTGTCAGCTTAGTAGGATGAGGGTCGTTTCGGCTTCTTGCCGTATAATCTTCCTAACTGTGGTAATGTGCTTCAACTACATGAATTTTGCGctcataaaaaaaaagttttctggagTAAagttacacacttaatttatctcggcaaacttcccaacagctgattgagctcggcgaagtttttaacgaatgttagcagtatatttcgacgaacattcagcaaatatatcgatttaccgtaaaccagcaagtattgacgttTCGTTTGCCGATGTTCTTAAAAATTAAGTAAGTGTGTAGTTATGAATTTGAACTTTTATGATTCGgtaattttttaatgtttaacCATAGATGAACGAACGTAACATTGGGACCTAGCActatcgccacaaaaaacgattatttaaaattaccattcaaataacagtcatcgcgcgaccgTCTGGGGGGCTGTCACGcaatctcatatatttttgtgtaaggggccatccacataccacgtggacagctttttaacgattttgacccccctcccctccccctccgtggacaactgcccataaaaattctagaaaaattgtatggaccgtggacattagtcaaccccccccccccccaaagctgtccacgtggtatgtggatggcccctaattcccaatttgacacatgcacctACGATAGCGCTGCTGTCGAAATGAAGGACGCCACGCGGACACAGTAGTAGATGGTGCCAGTTTTACTTGCGTAAACTACTATCATCATCCGAACGACGAAATTCGCTTGAAATAAAAGGTCAACTTTTCAAAAAGTCATTTCACCCCCTCATGACCGAGGGATCTACAAACTTGAACAACCAAACAttacattatcattttttcactatttcCGAATAACTTCAACAGAAATCTGTCACCGGAATACACCGTAACGAAGAATGTCGAAATAGTGGAgtagtgcatttcagttatttttattAGTTGTTAAAAGCTGTGCAAAAGATCATGTTTAAGAATACTTTCCTGTGACCAAAAGATCATCGCGCAGAGTTCTGTTTGAAGTCGCATACGTTCTTGGGCGGTGATTGCCCGTTTTAACATAAAGGTCAGACGTCCTTTTGAGTCGCTCCCAATATAAAGAACAGACGTTCAAGTATGACTCGGAGTTAAGCATGCTTCTGATAGTTACTCTCGCCAGTTGGCCTATTGCGA encodes:
- the LOC129725740 gene encoding kinase D-interacting substrate of 220 kDa isoform X5; this translates as MDNNRPFMKNRALSELSPLSQPSSSSDMQRNHSYGSIISYVGILRNSLLKSSPSTQALNRCDSMGSLSHRALLQFLESDDLVGLKSFLGTRQLQVDDRDENGTTVLMIASGRGATNFVKELLAHGADVQAQDLDNWSALLFAGKAGHVDIVEILLDNGAEIEHRDMGGWTALMWGSYKGHTGVISLLLQRGADVQVHGNYHLNPLLWASGRGHTEIVKLLVNTGGAKPNVGDKYGTTPLVWACRKGNAEIVDILLKAGANVDTAGMYSWTPLLVAVSGGHQECVSLLLERKPNVNALDKDGMTALSIACREGLTEIASSLISAGAYVNVQDRAGDTPLINAVKGGYRSVVEILLKRHVDVDIQGKDRKTALYTAIEKGHSSIVKLILQSNPDLELSTKDGDTPLLRAVRNRNLEMVQMLLERKAKVGAADKRGDTCLHVAMRARSKAIVEALLSNPKYSQLLYRSNKAGETPYGIDAMHQKTILGQVFGARRLNANEDSEGMLGYGLYSSALADVLSEPTLTMPITVGLYAKWGSGKSFLLAKLREEMKSFAQQWSEPSIRAPFLFFLICLHFAVVIGTIVGLATWCYIWGLTTGVSLLVLVYFISYLFKVLDRRYDLEWLYSLNYGLSKKLGRLRLILQVAFCHPPGPQSDSQPMPVRFHFAEASGAAPNGDAAVAFMLASIFDAIEAHYGSLATGIYRAFRPKPLKATGGWRWRRMCCVPVVILFELGILGLITTASLTIVYSEYNVEGRDEIVVAIFILVGFLLAGTIANLHAWSKLVGALFMSQGKHLRRSFNSSEAAPLTALGAEVSLMTDMIRCLDAFTNQQSRLVGVVDALDSCDTERTLTILNAVQTLLSGPQRPFVLLLAVDPHVVAKAAEANSKRLFTEGGIGGHDFLRNLVHLPVYLQNSGLRKVQRAQSTAMATYRRMVPDSGRDEDAHLGHSASARRLSNASEIMSSQEKLRGMPGTSRAGSKKLRVSDSIASSIGSNLHKLGQNHPVDLSKIVLTDDYFSDVNPRSMRRLMNVIYITVRLLKAFQIDFSWYHLSSWINLTEQWPLRASMIVLEHDQAGDNFDDSMSLQSVYDKVRPKISCLREAANLLDLDRDERKLDAFLQLHKSDLLVSDLRIFLPFTINLDPYLRKVLKEDQQALEDEGIIIPVKSSNPPMKSHHGFGPARHMHQNIMHPAAQHPNSLPTWAGFYNTPPAMAMMNYYNHNLASLLQPPESGNLKKPNSTSILIDQVNDNHSTGALTQSASTKTAAKTLHVPGSPPIDIDITNIQLAKLTVEDLIDLIGKVSELKPALEKVAPVLRENAISGRVLSLCSLDELKTVLNLSFGHWEIFKMLITSLRENNASKKAVKTTTFANGIGDGAEVTDSISSSSQPSASQSVFQPIRQKSHNVMEKQPSKVHDYEYLQVTLEEQMICGALQTLNEDAFEDVVGSERPSPSGEMFSQYLAPIRESSEIGSPPRLSYNFTNPNLLDHASTTSGEDSFQHRSYLRSHSLHDDSLSSVVIMPHYPSNVDDTKL
- the LOC129725740 gene encoding kinase D-interacting substrate of 220 kDa isoform X1, whose product is MERKGSFDHVKALVSSIHGTFPNTILPDEAFGASNPRSSFPMTSSDKRPSPIGDSATESGHGSPNKLPQQIRIPSLIVTSSLSPYHVSSNPPATGEGDHSLRRFNFALMRRHSNTALNRCDSMGSLSHRALLQFLESDDLVGLKSFLGTRQLQVDDRDENGTTVLMIASGRGATNFVKELLAHGADVQAQDLDNWSALLFAGKAGHVDIVEILLDNGAEIEHRDMGGWTALMWGSYKGHTGVISLLLQRGADVQVHGNYHLNPLLWASGRGHTEIVKLLVNTGGAKPNVGDKYGTTPLVWACRKGNAEIVDILLKAGANVDTAGMYSWTPLLVAVSGGHQECVSLLLERKPNVNALDKDGMTALSIACREGLTEIASSLISAGAYVNVQDRAGDTPLINAVKGGYRSVVEILLKRHVDVDIQGKDRKTALYTAIEKGHSSIVKLILQSNPDLELSTKDGDTPLLRAVRNRNLEMVQMLLERKAKVGAADKRGDTCLHVAMRARSKAIVEALLSNPKYSQLLYRSNKAGETPYGIDAMHQKTILGQVFGARRLNANEDSEGMLGYGLYSSALADVLSEPTLTMPITVGLYAKWGSGKSFLLAKLREEMKSFAQQWSEPSIRAPFLFFLICLHFAVVIGTIVGLATWCYIWGLTTGVSLLVLVYFISYLFKVLDRRYDLEWLYSLNYGLSKKLGRLRLILQVAFCHPPGPQSDSQPMPVRFHFAEASGAAPNGDAAVAFMLASIFDAIEAHYGSLATGIYRAFRPKPLKATGGWRWRRMCCVPVVILFELGILGLITTASLTIVYSEYNVEGRDEIVVAIFILVGFLLAGTIANLHAWSKLVGALFMSQGKHLRRSFNSSEAAPLTALGAEVSLMTDMIRCLDAFTNQQSRLVGVVDALDSCDTERTLTILNAVQTLLSGPQRPFVLLLAVDPHVVAKAAEANSKRLFTEGGIGGHDFLRNLVHLPVYLQNSGLRKVQRAQSTAMATYRRMVPDSGRDEDAHLGHSASARRLSNASEIMSSQEKLRGMPGTSRAGSKKLRVSDSIASSIGSNLHKLGQNHPVDLSKIVLTDDYFSDVNPRSMRRLMNVIYITVRLLKAFQIDFSWYHLSSWINLTEQWPLRASMIVLEHDQAGDNFDDSMSLQSVYDKVRPKISCLREAANLLDLDRDERKLDAFLQLHKSDLLVSDLRIFLPFTINLDPYLRKVLKEDQQALEDEGIIIPVKSSNPPMKSHHGFGPARHMHQNIMHPAAQHPNSLPTWAGFYNTPPAMAMMNYYNHNLASLLQPPESGNLKKPNSTSILIDQVNDNHSTGALTQSASTKTAAKTLHVPGSPPIDIDITNIQLAKLTVEDLIDLIGKVSELKPALEKVAPVLRENAISGRVLSLCSLDELKTVLNLSFGHWEIFKMLITSLRENNASKKAVKTTTFANGIGDGAEVTDSISSSSQPSASQSVFQPIRQKSHNVMEKQPSKVHDYEYLQVTLEEQMICGALQTLNEDAFEDVVGSERPSPSGEMFSQYLAPIRESSEIGSPPRLSYNFTNPNLLDHASTTSGEDSFQHRSYLRSHSLHDDSLSSVVIMPHYPSNVDDTKL
- the LOC129725740 gene encoding kinase D-interacting substrate of 220 kDa isoform X8; this translates as MGSLSHRALLQFLESDDLVGLKSFLGTRQLQVDDRDENGTTVLMIASGRGATNFVKELLAHGADVQAQDLDNWSALLFAGKAGHVDIVEILLDNGAEIEHRDMGGWTALMWGSYKGHTGVISLLLQRGADVQVHGNYHLNPLLWASGRGHTEIVKLLVNTGGAKPNVGDKYGTTPLVWACRKGNAEIVDILLKAGANVDTAGMYSWTPLLVAVSGGHQECVSLLLERKPNVNALDKDGMTALSIACREGLTEIASSLISAGAYVNVQDRAGDTPLINAVKGGYRSVVEILLKRHVDVDIQGKDRKTALYTAIEKGHSSIVKLILQSNPDLELSTKDGDTPLLRAVRNRNLEMVQMLLERKAKVGAADKRGDTCLHVAMRARSKAIVEALLSNPKYSQLLYRSNKAGETPYGIDAMHQKTILGQVFGARRLNANEDSEGMLGYGLYSSALADVLSEPTLTMPITVGLYAKWGSGKSFLLAKLREEMKSFAQQWSEPSIRAPFLFFLICLHFAVVIGTIVGLATWCYIWGLTTGVSLLVLVYFISYLFKVLDRRYDLEWLYSLNYGLSKKLGRLRLILQVAFCHPPGPQSDSQPMPVRFHFAEASGAAPNGDAAVAFMLASIFDAIEAHYGSLATGIYRAFRPKPLKATGGWRWRRMCCVPVVILFELGILGLITTASLTIVYSEYNVEGRDEIVVAIFILVGFLLAGTIANLHAWSKLVGALFMSQGKHLRRSFNSSEAAPLTALGAEVSLMTDMIRCLDAFTNQQSRLVGVVDALDSCDTERTLTILNAVQTLLSGPQRPFVLLLAVDPHVVAKAAEANSKRLFTEGGIGGHDFLRNLVHLPVYLQNSGLRKVQRAQSTAMATYRRMVPDSGRDEDAHLGHSASARRLSNASEIMSSQEKLRGMPGTSRAGSKKLRVSDSIASSIGSNLHKLGQNHPVDLSKIVLTDDYFSDVNPRSMRRLMNVIYITVRLLKAFQIDFSWYHLSSWINLTEQWPLRASMIVLEHDQAGDNFDDSMSLQSVYDKVRPKISCLREAANLLDLDRDERKLDAFLQLHKSDLLVSDLRIFLPFTINLDPYLRKVLKEDQQALEDEGIIIPVKSSNPPMKSHHGFGPARHMHQNIMHPAAQHPNSLPTWAGFYNTPPAMAMMNYYNHNLASLLQPPESGNLKKPNSTSILIDQVNDNHSTGALTQSASTKTAAKTLHVPGSPPIDIDITNIQLAKLTVEDLIDLIGKVSELKPALEKVAPVLRENAISGRVLSLCSLDELKTVLNLSFGHWEIFKMLITSLRENNASKKAVKTTTFANGIGDGAEVTDSISSSSQPSASQSVFQPIRQKSHNVMEKQPSKVHDYEYLQVTLEEQMICGALQTLNEDAFEDVVGSERPSPSGEMFSQYLAPIRESSEIGSPPRLSYNFTNPNLLDHASTTSGEDSFQHRSYLRSHSLHDDSLSSVVIMPHYPSNVDDTKL